A DNA window from Candidatus Palauibacter polyketidifaciens contains the following coding sequences:
- a CDS encoding ADP-ribosylglycohydrolase family protein has protein sequence MNAKAADVPPGTSRDRDPKLDRARGCLIGQIAGDSLGSLVEFQSAEDIRDLHPEGIRDLRDGGTFDTQAGQPTDDSEMAIALARTLIARGTYDPEAANRAYCEWLDSDPFDCGLTIRDGLLGDPRRESQANGALMRIAPLGIFGSRHPLDTVARWAREDARLTHPNRVCLDANALFAMALANAIDSGPTPSELYERIVTWANEGEICPEVRACVGEAAGGPPEDYMTHMGWVLVAFRNALWQLRHAPSLEEGVIDSVMRGGDTDTNAAICGGLLGAVYGLEAVPARWTAAILRCRPEAGRPGVRRPRPKAYWPVDALDLAAHVARPKPPAT, from the coding sequence ATGAACGCGAAGGCGGCCGACGTTCCGCCGGGAACGTCTCGTGACCGGGACCCGAAGCTCGACCGCGCCCGCGGCTGCCTCATCGGCCAGATCGCCGGCGATTCGCTCGGCAGCCTCGTCGAGTTCCAATCGGCCGAGGACATCCGCGACCTCCATCCCGAGGGGATCCGCGACCTCCGGGACGGGGGCACGTTCGACACGCAGGCGGGGCAGCCGACGGACGACTCCGAGATGGCCATCGCGCTGGCGCGCACGCTGATCGCTCGCGGCACGTACGACCCGGAGGCGGCGAACCGCGCCTACTGCGAGTGGCTCGACTCGGACCCGTTCGACTGCGGCCTGACGATCCGCGATGGCCTGCTCGGAGATCCGCGCCGCGAGAGCCAGGCCAACGGGGCGCTCATGCGCATCGCTCCGCTGGGCATCTTCGGCTCCCGTCATCCACTCGACACCGTCGCGCGCTGGGCGCGGGAAGACGCCCGCCTGACGCACCCGAACCGCGTCTGTCTCGACGCGAACGCCCTCTTCGCGATGGCGCTCGCCAACGCGATCGACAGCGGCCCGACGCCGAGCGAGTTGTACGAACGGATCGTGACGTGGGCGAACGAGGGGGAGATCTGCCCGGAGGTGCGGGCGTGCGTCGGGGAGGCTGCCGGCGGGCCGCCGGAGGACTACATGACGCACATGGGCTGGGTCCTGGTCGCGTTCCGCAACGCGCTGTGGCAGTTGCGGCACGCCCCATCGCTCGAAGAGGGCGTGATCGACAGCGTGATGAGGGGCGGCGATACCGACACGAACGCCGCGATCTGCGGAGGGCTCCTGGGCGCCGTCTACGGGCTGGAGGCCGTGCCCGCGCGCTGGACTGCGGCGATCCTCCGTTGCCGCCCGGAAGCAGGCCGACCCGGCGTTAGGCGGCCGCGTCCGAAGGCGTACTGGCCGGTCGACGCCCTCGATCTCGCAGCCCACGTCGCGCGCCCGAAACCGCCCGCGACCTGA